In Providencia hangzhouensis, the DNA window TTATCAAGCCATTTTCACCGAAGGAATTAATTGCTCGGGTAAAGGCAATTTTACGTCGTATTTCACCAATGGCGACGGAAGATATTATTGAAATGAATGGGTTAACATTAGACCCTACCTCTCATCGTGTGACCAGCAATGACATCCCTATTGATATGGGGCCAACTGAATATAAATTACTACATTTTTTCATGACTCACCCTGAACGCGTATATAGTAGAGAACAGCTACTAAATTATGTCTGGGGAGCCAATGTGTATGTTGAGGATAGAACCGTTGACGTGCATATTCGGCGGTTAAGAAAGGCACTAGAGACGGAAGGTCATGATAAAATGGTACAAACTGTACGTGGTACAGGTTATCGTTTTTCTATCCGTTATTAAAACCCACAAAGGGAGAGGCATGCGTGCTTGAACGTTTATCGATTAAGCAGCTGATTTGGGGGCTGTTTTTATTTATCTTACCCGCCCTTATTTTATCGGTTTTTATTGGCCACCTAGCGTGGCTATTAGTGATATCGCTACTTGCTGCACTGATATGGCATGGGTATAACCTGCTCAAGCTTTCTTACTGGTTATGGCTAGATAAAAGTATGTTGCCCCCTGAAGGGCGAGGTGGGTGGGAACCCATTTTTTATGGTATCTACCAGATGCAGCAACGTAATCGAAAACGCCGCCGTGAATTAGGCCAGTTAATTAAACGGTTTCGTAGTGGTGCAGAATCACTACCTGATGCAGTGGTAATGATGACAACCGAAGGGAATATCTTCTGGTGTAATCGCCATGCGCAGGCTTTGCTTGGCTTTCGTTGGCCTGAAGATAATGGTCAACATATTTTTAATTTACTACGTTATCCTGATTTTAGCCGTTACTTCACCATCAAACGTTATGACCAAGCGCTGACTATCGAGCTCAATAGTGGTGAAATCGTTGAGTTTCGTATCTTGCCATATACCGAAGGGCAGTTATTGATGGTTGCGCGAGATGTGACAGAAAAACGTCGTTTGGAAAAGGCGCGTAGGGACTTTTTTGCGAATGTGAGCCATGAATTACGGACTCCCCTCACTGTCATTCAAGGTTACCTAGAGGTTATGGATGACCAAGAAAACGTGACTGCGGTCAATAAAAAAGCACTGCATGTTATGCAAGAGCAAACGCACCGCATGGATAACTTAGTTAAGCAGCTTTTGCAGCTATCACGCATCGAAATTGCCCCTCAAATTAACCTTGATGAGCAAGTGAATATCCCTGTCATTCTCAAAATGATTGAGCAAGAAGCGCTTAGTTTAAGCCAAGGGCGTCATCAATTTGAATTTCATGTTGATGAAAAATTGCGTGTTCATGGTAATGAAGAGCAATTACGTAGTGCAGTGGCGAACTTAGTCTATAACGCGATCAGCCATACGCCTGAAGGCACCAAAATTTGGGTTGATTGGCAGAGAAGCGGGCAAGGGGCGCGTTTTAGTGTGAGAGATAACGGGCAAGGGATACCCGCAGAGCATATCCCTCGTTTAACCGAACGTTTTTATCGAGTAGATAAAGCACGTTCCCGCCAAGGCGGTGGAGGTACTGGCCTTGGGTTAGCTATTGTTAAACATGCATTACAACATCATAGTAGTCAGTTGGTGGTGACGAGCCAGTTAGGTAAAGGGAGTGAGTTTTCATTTACGTTACCAACAGTACTAATTGTTGATGATAAAAAACTTAAAAATGGGTAAATAATTCCACTTTATTAATATAATCAAAATATTAATAAAGTGGATTATTTCTATTCACCAATCCATATGCATATTCAATTCAATATTCATATATTTAATGCTTATAATTGCTGTCACATTAATTATATATTCTGTTAAATAATCAATTCTAATCACTAGAAAAAGATGAGTTGTTCATTTTTCGAACAAAGCATATAACGAGTATTGGGATTTTGCTGAAAGTAATCACTAGTTCTGAAAATTAGTTTAGTTATTTATTCTTGTTTTTAGGTTTGCTATTGCCTTTTTGCCCTATAAAAGTTCTACTTGTTGTCAGTTATTGGCGAATTTTTCTGTTTTTTGACTTTTCATTTCGTGTGATACAGGCAAATATACTTTTTTATATTGTTAACAGTATGTTTATCAGAATTCTATCTCGCTATATATATTTCAAAGGGTTGCTAAGTGTAAACCCATAATTTTCTATTTTGTCACTTAAAAATAACATAATATGGCTCATCGTTTATCATCAAGAGATATCATCGCATTAGGCTTTATGACTTTTGCGTTATTCGTCGGGGCAGGAAACATTATCTTTCCCCCTATGGTTGGTTTGCAGGCAGGGGAACAAGTTTGGACTGCGGCACTAGGGTTTTTGGTTACTGGTGTGGGTTTACCTGTTTTGACGGTTATTGCGCTGGCTAAAGTGGGTGGGGGTATTGAAGCGCTCAGTACGCCTGTCGGCAAAACTGCAGGGCTACTATTGGCGGTTGTTGCTTATTTGTCGGTAGGGCCTCTATTCGCAACGCCAAGAACGGCAACTGTATCTTATAAAGTCGGTATCGCACCATTATTCGGTGGTGAGTCCGATATGCTATTACTGATCTACAGCGTGGTTTACTTCGTTCTAGTTATTGGTATTTCATTATACCCAGGAAAACTGCTCGATAGCGTTGGGCACATTTTAGCGCCTGTAAAAATGCTAGCTTTGGCTATTTTGGGTATTGCGGCTGTCATGTGGCCTGCGGGTGATCCGATTCCGTCAACAATAGAATATCGTGAGATGGCTTTCTCGAACGGCTTTATCAATGGTTATCTGACAATGGATACCCTCGGTGCGATGGTATTTGGTATCGTTATTGTTAATGCGGCGCGTTCAAGGGGTATCGAAAACTCTTCATTATTAACTCGTTATACTATGTGGGCAGGGTTAATTGCAGGGGTATTATTGACGCTGGTCTATTTGTCATTGTTTAAGCTTGGTGAGAATAGTGGTTCGTTAATTCCAAACCCTGCTGATGGCGCTGACATTTTACATACCTACGTCCAATATACTTTTGGTAATTACGGTAGCTTCTTCCTCGCGGTATTAATATTTGTTGCTTGTATGGTAACTGCCGTCGGCTTAACTTGTGCTTGTGCAGAGTTCTTCAGCCGGTATGTACCGATTTCTTACCGTAAACTGGTATTGATCCTAGGTGTGTTCTCCATGGTGATCTCAAACTTAGGTTTGAGTAAGTTAATCGCCTTCTCATTACCCGTGCTAGTTTCAATTTATCCACCTTGTATTGTCTTAATTTTATTAAGCTTTACTTTGAAGTGGTGGAAAAACCCAACAATAGTGATTGCGCCGACAATGTTAGTCAGCTTTGTGGTCGGTCTAATTGGCGCCGTAAAAGCGTCAGATCATCTGAAAGGTTATATTCCTGAATGGATGACAGCAATGCCACTGTATAAGCAAGATTTAGTCTGGGTATTACCAACTGTTGTTGTGATGGTCGTGGCAATTTTATGCGATAAGTTTGTGGCACCCGCTGCGCAGCATAAACAAGTATAGTAATTTCAATTATTGAATCGAAGGGCCGCTAATGTTAGCGGCCTTTTTTTGTGTAACCAGAGCGGTTACATAACTCGTTTTGAATGGGGCTAATGATATTTTTTTGTTGAAGTTAGTACGGAGTACTAGTAGATTGGATGGGAAATGCGCAAGGAGGTGCAAATGAATTATTTAGAGTTTGTTGAAACTAGAATTTTTAGTCAGCAACGTAAACTAATTATGGAAGATAATGAATTTCAATTATTTCAGGCCTTCTTATTAGAAAACTATGAGTATGGTGACGTAATAAGCCGCTCTGGAGGATGTAGAAAAATACGTTGGAGAGCCTTAAATAAAGGAAAACGTGGTGGTGTTAGGGTTATCTATTATAACAGAACCATGAGCGGTAGGTTGTATTTGCTTACGATTTATACTAAGAACGCAAAGGAAGATTTGAATGAACAAGAAAAAGCGATTTTACGAGCAATCATTCAAAAGCTTGCTTAATGGTTAAATATACTCGTAATCTTTCAAGTTGCAGCGG includes these proteins:
- the phoR gene encoding phosphate regulon sensor histidine kinase PhoR; translated protein: MLERLSIKQLIWGLFLFILPALILSVFIGHLAWLLVISLLAALIWHGYNLLKLSYWLWLDKSMLPPEGRGGWEPIFYGIYQMQQRNRKRRRELGQLIKRFRSGAESLPDAVVMMTTEGNIFWCNRHAQALLGFRWPEDNGQHIFNLLRYPDFSRYFTIKRYDQALTIELNSGEIVEFRILPYTEGQLLMVARDVTEKRRLEKARRDFFANVSHELRTPLTVIQGYLEVMDDQENVTAVNKKALHVMQEQTHRMDNLVKQLLQLSRIEIAPQINLDEQVNIPVILKMIEQEALSLSQGRHQFEFHVDEKLRVHGNEEQLRSAVANLVYNAISHTPEGTKIWVDWQRSGQGARFSVRDNGQGIPAEHIPRLTERFYRVDKARSRQGGGGTGLGLAIVKHALQHHSSQLVVTSQLGKGSEFSFTLPTVLIVDDKKLKNG
- the brnQ gene encoding branched-chain amino acid transport system II carrier protein, which translates into the protein MAHRLSSRDIIALGFMTFALFVGAGNIIFPPMVGLQAGEQVWTAALGFLVTGVGLPVLTVIALAKVGGGIEALSTPVGKTAGLLLAVVAYLSVGPLFATPRTATVSYKVGIAPLFGGESDMLLLIYSVVYFVLVIGISLYPGKLLDSVGHILAPVKMLALAILGIAAVMWPAGDPIPSTIEYREMAFSNGFINGYLTMDTLGAMVFGIVIVNAARSRGIENSSLLTRYTMWAGLIAGVLLTLVYLSLFKLGENSGSLIPNPADGADILHTYVQYTFGNYGSFFLAVLIFVACMVTAVGLTCACAEFFSRYVPISYRKLVLILGVFSMVISNLGLSKLIAFSLPVLVSIYPPCIVLILLSFTLKWWKNPTIVIAPTMLVSFVVGLIGAVKASDHLKGYIPEWMTAMPLYKQDLVWVLPTVVVMVVAILCDKFVAPAAQHKQV
- the phoB gene encoding phosphate regulon transcriptional regulator PhoB, which gives rise to MARRILVVEDEAPIREMVCFVLEQNGFQPIEADDYDSAIAQLVDPLPDLVLLDWMIPGGSGIQVIKHMKRDSATRDVPVMMLTARGEEEDRVKGLEVGADDYLIKPFSPKELIARVKAILRRISPMATEDIIEMNGLTLDPTSHRVTSNDIPIDMGPTEYKLLHFFMTHPERVYSREQLLNYVWGANVYVEDRTVDVHIRRLRKALETEGHDKMVQTVRGTGYRFSIRY
- a CDS encoding type II toxin-antitoxin system RelE/ParE family toxin, producing MNYLEFVETRIFSQQRKLIMEDNEFQLFQAFLLENYEYGDVISRSGGCRKIRWRALNKGKRGGVRVIYYNRTMSGRLYLLTIYTKNAKEDLNEQEKAILRAIIQKLA